From Gammaproteobacteria bacterium, a single genomic window includes:
- a CDS encoding F0F1 ATP synthase subunit delta has translation MAENTTIARPYVQAIFDLAQSTDSLDSWSDILQGLALIAADAEAVSFLGNPRVSNEQKLELFSGILGDDLPEAGLNLVRLLLLNQRIALLPDMAHLYEVERNRAAGSIDAQLITARPATEQQKTSICNALKVKLGREIHLECKTDETLIGGAIIQAGDLVIDGSAQGKLNRLASALIH, from the coding sequence ATGGCTGAAAATACAACCATTGCGCGTCCTTATGTGCAGGCCATCTTTGATCTGGCACAGTCTACGGATAGCTTGGACTCATGGTCGGATATATTGCAGGGGCTGGCTCTGATTGCTGCCGATGCAGAGGCGGTTAGCTTTCTGGGTAATCCCCGGGTGAGCAATGAGCAAAAGCTCGAATTGTTCAGTGGTATATTGGGTGATGATCTCCCTGAAGCGGGGTTAAACCTGGTGCGGTTATTGTTGCTTAATCAACGAATTGCATTGTTACCGGATATGGCTCATTTGTATGAGGTTGAGCGTAACCGTGCAGCGGGTTCTATTGATGCTCAATTGATTACCGCACGTCCAGCAACGGAACAGCAGAAGACGAGTATATGTAATGCCTTAAAGGTTAAATTAGGACGAGAGATACACCTGGAATGTAAGACCGATGAAACATTGATCGGCGGTGCCATTATACAGGCAGGTGATTTAGTAATTGACGGTTCGGCACAGGGCAAGCTTAATCGCTTGGCAAGCGCCCTGATCCATTAG
- a CDS encoding F0F1 ATP synthase subunit B translates to MNINATLIGQAISFVFFVWFCMKFVWPPIMQAMDERKKTIADGLAAAERGMHEHELAQKKAIGTIHEAKQQANEIIARAEKRAAELVEASKDDARVEGQRIVQAARGEIDQEVHRAREELRGQVASLAVIGATRVLEREIDDAAHDAMLTKLVAEL, encoded by the coding sequence ATGAATATTAATGCAACCTTAATCGGCCAGGCAATATCGTTTGTATTCTTTGTGTGGTTCTGCATGAAGTTTGTGTGGCCACCCATTATGCAGGCGATGGACGAACGCAAGAAGACGATTGCTGATGGTTTGGCAGCGGCTGAGCGTGGCATGCATGAGCATGAGTTGGCACAGAAGAAGGCAATCGGTACCATTCATGAGGCCAAGCAGCAGGCGAATGAGATTATTGCCCGTGCTGAAAAACGTGCTGCTGAGCTTGTTGAGGCATCCAAGGATGATGCCCGCGTAGAGGGTCAGCGCATTGTGCAGGCGGCGCGTGGCGAGATTGATCAGGAAGTCCATCGTGCGCGTGAAGAGTTACGTGGTCAGGTTGCCAGTCTTGCTGTTATTGGTGCGACCCGGGTATTAGAGCGTGAGATTGATGATGCCGCTCATGATGCCATGTTAACCAAGCTGGTTGCGGAACTGTAA
- the atpE gene encoding F0F1 ATP synthase subunit C has translation MADALLYVAGALMMGLGALGAAVGIGILGGRFLEGAARQPELIPMLRTQFFIVMGLVDAVPMIAVGIALYILFAVVGG, from the coding sequence ATGGCAGATGCGTTACTTTATGTTGCAGGCGCTTTAATGATGGGTCTGGGTGCTCTGGGTGCCGCAGTAGGTATTGGTATCCTCGGTGGTAGATTCCTTGAAGGTGCTGCACGTCAGCCGGAACTGATCCCGATGTTACGTACCCAATTTTTTATTGTTATGGGTCTGGTTGATGCCGTACCAATGATTGCAGTGGGTATTGCACTGTATATTCTGTTTGCAGTGGTAGGTGGTTAA
- the atpB gene encoding F0F1 ATP synthase subunit A has protein sequence MSASETLTSSEYIKHHLQNLTYGSLPDGSWGIAHSPEQAKAMGFWAINLDSLGFSIGLGVLFLALFYSVGKKASAGVPSGVQNFVEVMVDFIETSVRGSFSAKNDMVAPLSLTIFVWVFLMNLMDLIPVDFIPLLAQGVGIPYMKVVPTTDPNITFGMSLAVFVLVLFYSVKMKGLGGFIGELTLQPFGKWGLPANLFLELVNLLSKPVSLALRLFGNMYAGEMIFILIAIMYSSGSLVVGSFGGLLQLGWAIFHILIITLQAFIFMTLTIVYLDMAHQEHH, from the coding sequence ATGTCGGCTTCCGAGACGCTAACTTCGTCTGAATATATCAAGCATCATTTGCAGAACCTGACCTATGGTTCGTTGCCGGATGGTAGCTGGGGTATTGCGCACTCGCCTGAGCAGGCCAAGGCGATGGGTTTTTGGGCGATTAATCTGGATAGCCTGGGTTTTTCAATTGGTTTGGGTGTATTGTTTCTGGCGCTATTTTATAGTGTTGGCAAGAAGGCCAGTGCGGGTGTGCCATCGGGTGTGCAGAACTTTGTTGAGGTCATGGTCGATTTTATTGAGACCAGTGTGCGCGGTTCCTTTAGTGCAAAAAATGACATGGTTGCGCCTTTATCGTTGACCATCTTTGTCTGGGTCTTTTTGATGAACCTGATGGATCTGATCCCGGTTGATTTTATCCCGCTGCTGGCGCAGGGCGTGGGTATACCTTATATGAAGGTGGTGCCGACCACCGATCCTAATATTACCTTTGGCATGTCGCTGGCCGTATTTGTGCTGGTGCTCTTCTATAGTGTCAAGATGAAGGGGCTGGGTGGTTTTATTGGTGAGTTAACGCTGCAACCCTTTGGTAAATGGGGGCTGCCTGCTAATCTGTTTCTAGAGCTGGTTAATCTGCTCTCCAAGCCGGTGTCTTTGGCGCTGCGTTTGTTTGGTAATATGTATGCCGGTGAGATGATCTTTATTCTGATTGCGATTATGTACAGTAGTGGCAGTCTGGTGGTTGGATCCTTTGGTGGATTGTTGCAATTGGGTTGGGCGATATTCCATATCCTGATTATTACCTTGCAGGCGTTTATCTTTATGACCCTGACAATCGTATATCTGGATATGGCACATCAGGAACACCATTAG
- a CDS encoding ATP synthase subunit I: MRNILRLQIIFIATAVMFSLWYRGLSLAQAVLFGGLIAITSILLMVWRSARCKQLDPQDAQRHLRNFYLSFIERMVAIIGLLILGFGPLALEPTGLLTGFVVGQVALILAGFFDRKK, encoded by the coding sequence ATGCGTAACATATTAAGATTACAGATAATTTTTATTGCTACAGCGGTTATGTTTTCGCTCTGGTACAGAGGGTTGTCGCTGGCTCAAGCCGTATTGTTTGGGGGATTGATTGCGATCACCAGTATCTTATTGATGGTCTGGCGGTCGGCGCGATGTAAACAGTTGGATCCACAGGATGCTCAACGTCACCTGCGCAACTTTTATCTCTCATTTATTGAGCGTATGGTCGCTATAATCGGGCTACTGATATTGGGGTTTGGGCCTTTAGCGCTTGAGCCAACAGGTTTATTAACAGGTTTTGTAGTGGGTCAGGTTGCCCTGATTCTTGCAGGTTTTTTTGACAGGAAAAAATAG
- a CDS encoding ParB/RepB/Spo0J family partition protein yields MAVKKRGLGRGLDALLSGSSPNVPVEQSRVEGELRALPLDVIQRGVYQPRHNMHTESLDDLADSIRAQGVVQPIVVRLIDKGRYEIIAGERRWRAAQIAGLDEIPVVIRQVEDKAAIAMALIENIQREDLNPLEEARALQRLIEEFDMTHKEAAAAVGRSRTTVSNLLRLLDLDGQVKQHIDRGELEMGHARALLPLDAQGQRELAIDIVAKGLSVRQTEALVKNRLNKESKPAKKPAGDTNTLHLEQELSEKLGAMVKIQHSRKGKGKLTISYNSLEELDGVLERIR; encoded by the coding sequence ATGGCAGTTAAAAAAAGAGGTTTAGGGCGTGGGTTGGATGCCTTGCTGAGTGGTTCGTCACCGAATGTTCCGGTTGAACAGTCTCGAGTCGAGGGTGAATTACGCGCCTTGCCGCTGGATGTGATTCAACGCGGGGTCTATCAGCCACGCCATAATATGCATACTGAGTCACTGGATGATCTGGCGGATTCGATTCGCGCCCAGGGTGTGGTGCAGCCTATTGTTGTACGTTTGATTGATAAGGGGCGTTACGAGATTATTGCCGGTGAGCGGCGTTGGCGTGCAGCTCAGATTGCTGGTTTGGATGAGATCCCGGTTGTGATTCGGCAGGTTGAGGACAAGGCTGCCATTGCCATGGCGCTGATTGAGAACATCCAGCGTGAGGATTTGAATCCACTGGAAGAGGCGCGTGCACTGCAACGTCTGATTGAAGAATTTGATATGACTCATAAAGAGGCTGCGGCTGCGGTAGGTCGTTCCCGTACCACGGTTAGTAATTTGTTGCGTTTGTTGGATCTGGATGGTCAGGTGAAACAGCATATTGACCGAGGTGAGCTGGAGATGGGTCATGCTCGTGCCTTGTTGCCGCTCGATGCCCAGGGGCAAAGAGAGCTGGCGATTGATATTGTTGCTAAGGGTTTATCCGTTAGACAGACCGAGGCCTTAGTAAAGAATCGCTTGAATAAAGAGAGTAAGCCAGCGAAGAAGCCCGCTGGGGATACCAATACCCTGCATCTGGAACAGGAATTATCAGAAAAGCTGGGTGCTATGGTGAAGATTCAGCACAGCCGTAAAGGTAAAGGGAAATTAACGATTAGTTATAATAGCCTGGAAGAGCTAGACGGTGTATTGGAACGCATTCGTTAA